A single region of the Caretta caretta isolate rCarCar2 chromosome 25, rCarCar1.hap1, whole genome shotgun sequence genome encodes:
- the LOC125627191 gene encoding uncharacterized protein LOC125627191 isoform X2, with translation MREACPMEPQLNGADNALGEAREPGLADPAASSGKLKKSKKKMLELKKWQSLEETGSDAPQPRKHPSLSRSKTYDLSFSKETEQEPALSRQRATSSSLAKRLASYHKAFKEMPEEESLLDSVSCAWQREVPYHGRLYVSQNYICFHCSMLLRDVKVVIPISSIAVLKKANTALLVPNALSIRTVEGEKFLFVSMRTREATYQLLRSVCKHLQDGSTSTSPLASPANTSSEQLREKSLTSSQSDLELNPPESDGLLDQQDGLGSKQSREGEEMAVPSKEGAWPGRQTKKTPRGWWAQLSTLNVVILIYLLLVVVLLLSSGYIGLRIVALEQQLMSMGAWPELDLQHQYKTT, from the exons cgGCCTGGCTGACCCTGCCGCCAGCTCCGGGAAACTCAAGAAGAGCAAGAAGAAGATGCTGGAGCTGAAGAAGTGGCAGAGCCTGGAGGAGACGGGGAGCGATGCCCCCCAGCCAAGGAAGCACCCCAGCCTCTCTAG ATCAAAGACCTATGACCTGTCTTTCTCCAAAGAGACCGAACAGGAGCCGGCTCTGAGCAGGCAGAGGGCCACCTCGTCCTCT TTAGCCAAGCGCCTGGCGAGCTACCACAAGGCCTTCAAGGAGATGCCCGAGGAGGAGTCCCTACTGGACA GTGTCTCCTGTGCCTGGCAGAGGGAAGTCCCCTATCACGGGCGCCTCTACGTCTCCCAGAACTACATCTGCTTCCACTGCAGCATGCTGCTCCGGGACGTCAAG GTGGTGATCCCCATCTCCTCCATCGCCGTCCTCAAGAAGGCCAACACGGCGCTGCTGGTGCCCAACGCCCTCAGCATTCGGACCGTGGAGGGTGAGAAG tttctctttgtctCGATGCGGACCCGGGAGGCCACGTACCAGCTGCTGCGATCGGTCTGCAAACACCTGCAG GACGGGAGCACGAGCACCAGCCCCCTGGCCTCGCCCGCCAACACCAGCTCCGAGCAGCTCCGCGAGAAGTCTCTG ACCTCGAGCCAGTCGGACCTGGAGCTGAACCCCCCCGAGTCTGACGGCCTCCTGGACCAGCAAG ACGGGCTGGGCTCGAAGCAGAGCAGAGAGGGCGAGGAGATGGCAGTGCCGAGCAAAG AGGGggcgtggccaggcaggcagacgAAGAAGACGCCCAGGGGCTGGTGGGCGCAACTGAGCACCCTCAACGTCGTCATCCTCATCTACCTGCTGCT GGTGGTGGTGTTGCTACTGTCCTCGGGGTACATCGGCCTCAGGATCGTGGCCCTGGAGCAGCAGCTGATGTCAATGGGGGCCTGGCCAGAGCTCGACCTGCAGCACCA ATACAAGACGACCTGA
- the TEKTIP1 gene encoding tektin bundle-interacting protein 1, whose translation MTGSSSEPAAARQGQRGLDKAGTGGMDLEADRPYVPQGTLETDFPTPLYSDEYLTLHGPRNAPILKQAVRWKCTPMGRDAISQTWYTGLTNSDNRDAWYTLTSGLSREAYHRWARSHAERERKTLPPAYAQHLREVSWYDPVVPAQYLEPSTRWGAFLWKDKPILGKEYVVNRNRASSELKGHAGYVPCLAAHRPVFTTRDLRTWPLFSAQPSTDQ comes from the exons ATGACTGGCAGCAGCAGTGAGCCGGCAGCAgccaggcaggggcagcgtggCCTGGACAAGGCGGGCACAGGGGGCATGGATTTGGAGGCAGACCGACCATATGTCCCTCAGGGGACGCTGGAGACAGACTTCCCGACACCACTGTACAG TGACGAGTACCTCACGCTGCATGGGCCCCGCAATGCCCCCATCCTGAAGCAGGCCGTGCGTTGGAAGTGCACCCCCATGGGCCGAGATGCCATCTCCCAGACCTGGTACACGGGGCTGACCAACAGCGACAACCGAGACGCCTGGTACACGCTCACCAGCGGCCTGAGCCGCGAGGCCTACCACCGCTGGGCCCGCTCCCATGCCGAGAGGGAGCGGAAGACCTTGCCCCCTG CCTATGCCCAGCACCTGCGGGAGGTATCGTGGTATGACCCAGTGGTCCCAGCTCAGTACTTGGAGCCCAGTACCAGGTGGGGGGCCTTCCTGTGGAAAGACAAACCCATCCTCGGAAAGGAGTATG TTGTCAACCGTAACCGTGCCAGCAGTGAGCTGAAGGGCCACGCTGGCTACGTCCCCTGCTTGGCTGCCCACAGGCCCGTCTTCACCACCCGGGACCTCCGCACCTGGCCGCTCTTCAGCGCCCAGCCCTCCACCGACCAGTAA
- the LOC125627191 gene encoding uncharacterized protein LOC125627191 isoform X4, with the protein MCSGGLADPAASSGKLKKSKKKMLELKKWQSLEETGSDAPQPRKHPSLSRSKTYDLSFSKETEQEPALSRQRATSSSLAKRLASYHKAFKEMPEEESLLDSVSCAWQREVPYHGRLYVSQNYICFHCSMLLRDVKVVIPISSIAVLKKANTALLVPNALSIRTVEGEKFLFVSMRTREATYQLLRSVCKHLQDGSTSTSPLASPANTSSEQLREKSLTSSQSDLELNPPESDGLLDQQDGLGSKQSREGEEMAVPSKEGAWPGRQTKKTPRGWWAQLSTLNVVILIYLLLVVVLLLSSGYIGLRIVALEQQLMSMGAWPELDLQHQYKTT; encoded by the exons ATGTGCTCAGG cgGCCTGGCTGACCCTGCCGCCAGCTCCGGGAAACTCAAGAAGAGCAAGAAGAAGATGCTGGAGCTGAAGAAGTGGCAGAGCCTGGAGGAGACGGGGAGCGATGCCCCCCAGCCAAGGAAGCACCCCAGCCTCTCTAG ATCAAAGACCTATGACCTGTCTTTCTCCAAAGAGACCGAACAGGAGCCGGCTCTGAGCAGGCAGAGGGCCACCTCGTCCTCT TTAGCCAAGCGCCTGGCGAGCTACCACAAGGCCTTCAAGGAGATGCCCGAGGAGGAGTCCCTACTGGACA GTGTCTCCTGTGCCTGGCAGAGGGAAGTCCCCTATCACGGGCGCCTCTACGTCTCCCAGAACTACATCTGCTTCCACTGCAGCATGCTGCTCCGGGACGTCAAG GTGGTGATCCCCATCTCCTCCATCGCCGTCCTCAAGAAGGCCAACACGGCGCTGCTGGTGCCCAACGCCCTCAGCATTCGGACCGTGGAGGGTGAGAAG tttctctttgtctCGATGCGGACCCGGGAGGCCACGTACCAGCTGCTGCGATCGGTCTGCAAACACCTGCAG GACGGGAGCACGAGCACCAGCCCCCTGGCCTCGCCCGCCAACACCAGCTCCGAGCAGCTCCGCGAGAAGTCTCTG ACCTCGAGCCAGTCGGACCTGGAGCTGAACCCCCCCGAGTCTGACGGCCTCCTGGACCAGCAAG ACGGGCTGGGCTCGAAGCAGAGCAGAGAGGGCGAGGAGATGGCAGTGCCGAGCAAAG AGGGggcgtggccaggcaggcagacgAAGAAGACGCCCAGGGGCTGGTGGGCGCAACTGAGCACCCTCAACGTCGTCATCCTCATCTACCTGCTGCT GGTGGTGGTGTTGCTACTGTCCTCGGGGTACATCGGCCTCAGGATCGTGGCCCTGGAGCAGCAGCTGATGTCAATGGGGGCCTGGCCAGAGCTCGACCTGCAGCACCA ATACAAGACGACCTGA
- the LOC125627191 gene encoding uncharacterized protein LOC125627191 isoform X1: MERTMPWARRGSRPGWVFGQSCGLIELRLVGMCSGGLADPAASSGKLKKSKKKMLELKKWQSLEETGSDAPQPRKHPSLSRSKTYDLSFSKETEQEPALSRQRATSSSLAKRLASYHKAFKEMPEEESLLDSVSCAWQREVPYHGRLYVSQNYICFHCSMLLRDVKVVIPISSIAVLKKANTALLVPNALSIRTVEGEKFLFVSMRTREATYQLLRSVCKHLQDGSTSTSPLASPANTSSEQLREKSLTSSQSDLELNPPESDGLLDQQDGLGSKQSREGEEMAVPSKEGAWPGRQTKKTPRGWWAQLSTLNVVILIYLLLVVVLLLSSGYIGLRIVALEQQLMSMGAWPELDLQHQYKTT, from the exons GCCCCGGATGGGTGTTTGGACAGAGCTGTGGACTGATTGAGCTGCGGCTGGTTGGCATGTGCTCAGG cgGCCTGGCTGACCCTGCCGCCAGCTCCGGGAAACTCAAGAAGAGCAAGAAGAAGATGCTGGAGCTGAAGAAGTGGCAGAGCCTGGAGGAGACGGGGAGCGATGCCCCCCAGCCAAGGAAGCACCCCAGCCTCTCTAG ATCAAAGACCTATGACCTGTCTTTCTCCAAAGAGACCGAACAGGAGCCGGCTCTGAGCAGGCAGAGGGCCACCTCGTCCTCT TTAGCCAAGCGCCTGGCGAGCTACCACAAGGCCTTCAAGGAGATGCCCGAGGAGGAGTCCCTACTGGACA GTGTCTCCTGTGCCTGGCAGAGGGAAGTCCCCTATCACGGGCGCCTCTACGTCTCCCAGAACTACATCTGCTTCCACTGCAGCATGCTGCTCCGGGACGTCAAG GTGGTGATCCCCATCTCCTCCATCGCCGTCCTCAAGAAGGCCAACACGGCGCTGCTGGTGCCCAACGCCCTCAGCATTCGGACCGTGGAGGGTGAGAAG tttctctttgtctCGATGCGGACCCGGGAGGCCACGTACCAGCTGCTGCGATCGGTCTGCAAACACCTGCAG GACGGGAGCACGAGCACCAGCCCCCTGGCCTCGCCCGCCAACACCAGCTCCGAGCAGCTCCGCGAGAAGTCTCTG ACCTCGAGCCAGTCGGACCTGGAGCTGAACCCCCCCGAGTCTGACGGCCTCCTGGACCAGCAAG ACGGGCTGGGCTCGAAGCAGAGCAGAGAGGGCGAGGAGATGGCAGTGCCGAGCAAAG AGGGggcgtggccaggcaggcagacgAAGAAGACGCCCAGGGGCTGGTGGGCGCAACTGAGCACCCTCAACGTCGTCATCCTCATCTACCTGCTGCT GGTGGTGGTGTTGCTACTGTCCTCGGGGTACATCGGCCTCAGGATCGTGGCCCTGGAGCAGCAGCTGATGTCAATGGGGGCCTGGCCAGAGCTCGACCTGCAGCACCA ATACAAGACGACCTGA
- the LOC125627191 gene encoding uncharacterized protein LOC125627191 isoform X3, whose protein sequence is MGAGVGRDPSAVSVMSGLADPAASSGKLKKSKKKMLELKKWQSLEETGSDAPQPRKHPSLSRSKTYDLSFSKETEQEPALSRQRATSSSLAKRLASYHKAFKEMPEEESLLDSVSCAWQREVPYHGRLYVSQNYICFHCSMLLRDVKVVIPISSIAVLKKANTALLVPNALSIRTVEGEKFLFVSMRTREATYQLLRSVCKHLQDGSTSTSPLASPANTSSEQLREKSLTSSQSDLELNPPESDGLLDQQDGLGSKQSREGEEMAVPSKEGAWPGRQTKKTPRGWWAQLSTLNVVILIYLLLVVVLLLSSGYIGLRIVALEQQLMSMGAWPELDLQHQYKTT, encoded by the exons ATGGGAGCCGGGGTGGGACGCGACCCCTCAGCTGTCTCAGTGATGAG cgGCCTGGCTGACCCTGCCGCCAGCTCCGGGAAACTCAAGAAGAGCAAGAAGAAGATGCTGGAGCTGAAGAAGTGGCAGAGCCTGGAGGAGACGGGGAGCGATGCCCCCCAGCCAAGGAAGCACCCCAGCCTCTCTAG ATCAAAGACCTATGACCTGTCTTTCTCCAAAGAGACCGAACAGGAGCCGGCTCTGAGCAGGCAGAGGGCCACCTCGTCCTCT TTAGCCAAGCGCCTGGCGAGCTACCACAAGGCCTTCAAGGAGATGCCCGAGGAGGAGTCCCTACTGGACA GTGTCTCCTGTGCCTGGCAGAGGGAAGTCCCCTATCACGGGCGCCTCTACGTCTCCCAGAACTACATCTGCTTCCACTGCAGCATGCTGCTCCGGGACGTCAAG GTGGTGATCCCCATCTCCTCCATCGCCGTCCTCAAGAAGGCCAACACGGCGCTGCTGGTGCCCAACGCCCTCAGCATTCGGACCGTGGAGGGTGAGAAG tttctctttgtctCGATGCGGACCCGGGAGGCCACGTACCAGCTGCTGCGATCGGTCTGCAAACACCTGCAG GACGGGAGCACGAGCACCAGCCCCCTGGCCTCGCCCGCCAACACCAGCTCCGAGCAGCTCCGCGAGAAGTCTCTG ACCTCGAGCCAGTCGGACCTGGAGCTGAACCCCCCCGAGTCTGACGGCCTCCTGGACCAGCAAG ACGGGCTGGGCTCGAAGCAGAGCAGAGAGGGCGAGGAGATGGCAGTGCCGAGCAAAG AGGGggcgtggccaggcaggcagacgAAGAAGACGCCCAGGGGCTGGTGGGCGCAACTGAGCACCCTCAACGTCGTCATCCTCATCTACCTGCTGCT GGTGGTGGTGTTGCTACTGTCCTCGGGGTACATCGGCCTCAGGATCGTGGCCCTGGAGCAGCAGCTGATGTCAATGGGGGCCTGGCCAGAGCTCGACCTGCAGCACCA ATACAAGACGACCTGA